The nucleotide sequence GCGGATTTTTTGCTCCATCTGCACGGCGTGCCCGAAAAAGGCCTGCGCCACGCGCGGGCCGTGGGCACTGTGGCCTGCTGTCTGGCCGAAGCCCTGGCGCACGCGCGGGAGGCCGCCGGGTATGACGCCGGGGTCGACCCTCGCTGGGCGCTGGCTGGCGGCCTGCTGCACGATATCTGCAAAGGCCAGCCCCGGCACGAAGCGGCGGCGGGGCAGTTGCTGCGTCAGCTGGAGCTACCGCAAATGGCGCGTCTGGTGCAGGATCACCGCGATCTTTCCCTGCCGTGCGACGAGCCGGTAACCGAGCGCGAGCTGGTGTATCTGGCCGACAAATACTGCTATGGCGGCAGCTTTGTGCCCTTGCAGCGCCGCTTTGACCTCAAGCTCGAGGCTTACGCCCAGGACTCGCAGGCCTGCGAGGCCATATTGGGACGCCTTGCCCGCGCCAAAGAGCTGGAAGAACGCATCGCCCGCGAAATTGGCAGGACGCCCGCCCATGTGGCGGAAAAAGCCCTCGTGCGCAATTGCGGCGCAATGCGGGGACACGCCGCATGAGCGGAATGTGGCTGGTGCGGCACGGTTCTTTGCCGCCCAACCCCGAGCGCCGCATGGTCGGCGCGCGCGATATCCCCTTGAGCGACGCTGGCCGCGACCAGATACGCGCCATGGCCCGGCAGTTTATGCCCGAGCTGGGGCCGGGGCCGATTGTCGCGATCTGCTCTGATCTTGATCGCTGTCGCGAAACTGCGGCCCTTCTGCTGCAGTCCTTGCCGCCAGCGACCGTCCCCTTGCATGCGGAGCCCGGCTTGCGCGAGATATGCCTTGGACTGTGGCAGGGCTTGACCAAGGCGGAAATTGAAGACCACTGGCCCGGCGCATACGCTGACAGAGGGCATGATATGGCCCACTTTTGCCCCCCGCAGGGCGAGAGCTTTATGCAGACCCAGCGCAG is from Desulfovibrio desulfuricans and encodes:
- a CDS encoding histidine phosphatase family protein is translated as MSGMWLVRHGSLPPNPERRMVGARDIPLSDAGRDQIRAMARQFMPELGPGPIVAICSDLDRCRETAALLLQSLPPATVPLHAEPGLREICLGLWQGLTKAEIEDHWPGAYADRGHDMAHFCPPQGESFMQTQRRALAALGRWRGRYPAATLLVVSHAGVIGTLLAHYLALPLKDVLRIPQYYGCRAFVPEW